The proteins below are encoded in one region of Mangifera indica cultivar Alphonso chromosome 7, CATAS_Mindica_2.1, whole genome shotgun sequence:
- the LOC123220869 gene encoding uncharacterized protein LOC123220869: MKRAAIAILFVLVALSGANASRVSAIDAATATSTKDPSWWVWIPWWRMLHPIPPRWCWPFHPFPPSPSPTSSLSKVEVNSDTQRCLGDGAHAKSCFNQISESYNTQSISLSQECSNAIKSMDFICSSTVFSKFNNPLFEYAIKQYSANPQV, translated from the coding sequence ATGAAGCGAGCAGCGATTGCCATTTTGTTCGTCCTTGTTGCTCTATCTGGAGCCAATGCCTCCAGAGTCAGTGCCATTGATGCAGCCACAGCCACTTCAACAAAAGACCCATCATGGTGGGTATGGATTCCATGGTGGAGGATGCTCCACCCAATTCCACCTAGGTGGTGCTGGCCATTCCACCCGTTTCCGCCATCCCCGTCCCCAACCTCGTCCTTGTCAAAAGTTGAAGTTAATTCTGACACTCAGAGATGTCTAGGAGATGGTGCTCATGCAAAGTCATGCTTTAACCAAATTTCTGAGTCATATAACACTCAATCAATTTCTTTGAGCCAAGAATGCTCTAATGCTATCAAAAGTATGGATTTCATTTGCTCTTCAACTGTGTTTTCCAAGTTCAACAATCCCCTTTTTGAATATGCCATTAAGCAATATTCTGCTAATCCACAAGTTTAG
- the LOC123220870 gene encoding putative lipid-transfer protein DIR1, producing MEAYTKFVIVAVVLGLAIRSEAFGMEKKSNTEGICGMTREGLMMCKPFVNIQSTVPPSLDCCSALSKANLPCFCMFKNSGLLGFYGIDFNQAMQLPTKCNLPNTSHC from the coding sequence atgGAAGCATAcacaaaatttgtcattgtGGCAGTGGTTCTAGGTTTGGCGATTAGGTCCGAAGCCTTCGGGATGGAGAAGAAGAGTAATACCGAGGGCATCTGTGGCATGACTAGGGAAGGTCTCATGATGTGCAAGCCATTTGTCAACATCCAGAGCACCGTGCCGCCTTCGCTCGACTGTTGCTCGGCTCTATCCAAGGCTAACTTGCCATGCTTCTGCATGTTCAAGAACTCCGGGTTGTTAGGGTTTTATGGGATAGACTTTAACCAAGCCATGCAGCTACCTACTAAATGCAACCTCCCGAACACTTCCCATTGCTAA